In the genome of Osmerus mordax isolate fOsmMor3 chromosome 15, fOsmMor3.pri, whole genome shotgun sequence, one region contains:
- the hgd gene encoding homogentisate 1,2-dioxygenase encodes MAGLKYMSGFGNEFSSEDSRCPGSLPEGQNNPQVCPYGLYAEQLSGSAFTCPRPANKRSWLYRILPSVRHKPYAAMDCGDLTENWNEVEPDPNQMRWLPFTIPKFSEKKVDFVMGLHTVCGAGDAKSRNGIAIHMFTCNTSMTDRCFNNSDGDFLIVPQQGEILVTTEFGKMMVEPNEICVVQQGMRFSVDVFGETRGYVLEVYGTHYELPDLGPIGANGLANPRDFLVPVAWYEDRTVATGYTVINKYQGKLFSSQQDFSPFNVVAWHGNYTPYKYNLDNFMVINCVAFDHADPSIFTVLTAKSNRPGVAIADFVIFPPRWGVADRTFRPPYYHRNCMSEFMGLIKGHYEAKEEGFQPGGGSLHSMMTPHGPDGDCFEKSSTAALKPERVAEGTMAFMFESSFSMAVTKWGLETCQRLDKSYYQCWETLRSHFNPNWRPSKQ; translated from the exons ATGGCAGGATTGAAG TACATGAGTGGGTTTGGGAACGAGTTTTCCTCTGAGGACTCTCGCTGTCCAGGATCCCTACCTGAAGGACAG AACAACCCTCAGGTATGTCCATATGGTCTATATGCTGAGCAGCTCTCTGGCTCCGCCTTCACCTGCCCACGGCCAGCCAATAAAAGGAG CTGGCTGTATCGTATTTTGCCGTCCGTCCGACACAAGCCGTATGCTGCAATGGACTGTGGAGACCTGACGGAGAACTGGAACGAAGTGGAACCTGATCCTAACCAG ATGAGGTGGCTTCCATTCACCATACCAAAATTCTCAGAGAAGAAAGTGGACTTTGTGATG ggtctACACACAGTGTGTGGTGCTGGAGACGCCAAGTCTCGTAACGGGATCGCCATCCACATGTTCACCTGCAACACCTCCATGACGGACAG atgtttcaacAACTCTGATGGAGACTTTCTCATTG TGCCCCAGCAAGGAGAGATCCTCGTCACCACAGAGTTTGGGAAGATGATGGTTGAGCCCAACGAGATCTGTGTTGTTCAG CAAGGGATGCGCTtcagtgtggatgtgtttggGGAGACCCGAGGCTATGTGCTCGAGGTGTACGGGACCCACTATGAGCTCCCAGATCTGGGACCTATAG GAGCCAACGGGCTGGCCAATCCCAGGGACTTCCTGGTCCCTGTTGCATGGTATGAGGACCGCACAGTGGCCACAGGTTACACAGTCATCAACAAGTACCAGGGCAAGCTGTTCTCCAGCCAACAG GATTTCTCTCCCTTTAACGTGGTGGCCTGGCATGGTAACTACACACCGTACAAATATAACCTGGACAACTTCATGGTCATTAACTGTGTGGCCTTCGATCATGCG GATCCTTCCATCTTCACCGTGCTTACAGCCAAGTCCAATCGCCCGGGAGTAGCCATCGCCGACTTTGTCATCTTCCCTCCGCGCTGGGGTGTGGCTGATCGCACCTTTCGCCCCCCCTACTACCACC GTAACTGCATGAGTGAGTTCATGGGGCTGATCAAGGGTCACTATGAGGCCAAGGAGGAGGGCTTCCAACCAGGAGGGGGCAGTCTCCACAGCATGATGACCCCACACGGGCCAGATGGAGACTGTTTCGAGAAGAGCAGCACGGCTGCTCTCAAACCAGAGAGGGTGGCTGAGGGGaccatg gCCTTCATGTTTGAGTCCTCCTTCAGCATGGCGGTGACTAAGTGGGGTCTGGAGACATGCCAGAGGCTGGACAAGAGCTACTACCAGTGTTGGGAAACCCTCCGCAGTCACTTCAACCCAAACTGGAGGCCCAGCAAACAGTAG